Proteins co-encoded in one bacterium genomic window:
- a CDS encoding VOC family protein, whose amino-acid sequence MASIRYIVRDVDAAVAFYTAHLGFVLLRQFGPNMAILERDDLTLWLAGPKASASRPMPDGRRPEPGGWNRFVVQVDGLDALVSRLRRAGVPFRNEILTGPGGRQVLCEDPSGNVIELFQPA is encoded by the coding sequence ATGGCGTCGATCAGATACATCGTCCGCGACGTGGACGCGGCGGTCGCGTTCTATACCGCACACCTCGGCTTCGTGCTGCTCCGGCAGTTCGGACCCAACATGGCCATTCTCGAGCGGGACGACCTGACGTTGTGGCTCGCGGGACCCAAGGCGTCGGCGTCCCGGCCGATGCCGGACGGCCGCCGGCCCGAGCCTGGCGGATGGAATCGGTTCGTCGTCCAGGTCGACGGTCTCGACGCGCTGGTCTCACGCCTCCGGCGTGCGGGGGTCCCGTTCAGAAACGAGATCCTCACCGGTCCGGGCGGGCGTCAGGTGCTGTGCGAGGACCCGTCGGGGAACGT